A single Macrobrachium nipponense isolate FS-2020 chromosome 5, ASM1510439v2, whole genome shotgun sequence DNA region contains:
- the LOC135215850 gene encoding uncharacterized protein LOC135215850, which translates to MHAGGEYGFVPGGLLFFRSKNGNKGDYHDSMNHTCFLSWFQTQLLVNIPARSLIVLDNTSYHSKILYRAPVSSSRKSDIFSWLTNHNIAHDPSYTKTELLDVVKQHKYLQEYEIDKIARDAGHEVLRLPPYHCEFNPIELIWAQVKNEVEKCNSNPNQTLTNVERITKCAIDRVTAEDWKSCMRHAREVGDIYRKGNITRDHLTEELIINITSDSEESESDDE; encoded by the coding sequence ATGCATGCTGGTGGAGAATATGGATTCGTACCAGGAGGATTGCTATTTTTCCGATCGAAAAATGGTAATAAGGGTGATTACCATGATAGTATGAATCATACATGCTTCCTATCATGGTTTCAAACACAGCTACTGGTAAACATTCCCGCTAGGTCGCTCATTGTCTTAGATAATACTTCATATCATTCAAAAATACTGTACAGAGCACCTGTCAGCAGTTCAAGGAAATCGGATATTTTCTCCTGGTTAACTAACCACAATATAGCTCATGACCCTTCCTATACCAAAACCGAACTTCTAGATGTGGTAAAGCAGCACAAGTACCTCCAGGAGTATGAAATTGACAAAATCGCTAGAGATGCTGGCCATGAGGTACTCAGGCTTCCTCCTTATCACTGCGAGTTCAACCCGATAGAATTGATTTGGgcacaagtaaaaaatgaagtTGAGAAATGCAATTCAAATCCCAATCAGACTTTGACAAATGTTGAACGTATAACTAAATGTGCAATAGACAGAGTAACAGCAGAGGACTGGAAGTCATGTATGCGTCATGCAAGAGAAGTGGGGGATATTTATAGGAAAGGGAATATAACACGTGACCATCTAACTGAGGAATTGATTATAAACATCACCAGTGACAGTGAGGAGTCGGAGAGcgatgatgaatga